DNA from Terriglobus tenax:
TCTTTGCAAGCAATGCGCCGGTGCTGCTGGCTAATGCATACCTGCAGCAGAATGACCCGGAAGGTGCTTTGAGGGTGCTGGGGCAGCAGGCCAACACCCCCCTGGCATCGCATGCGGACTTCCGCTACGCCCAGGCGCGTGCCTGGCAGCTTGCTGGGAGCACCAACCAGGCTGCGGCAATGTATCGCAGTCTCTACACGCTGCTGCCTCTGAGCTATGAGGCCACGCAGGCACGAGTGCAGTTGCAGCAGATGGGCACCCCGTTGACCGCGACCGAGCATAAGATTCACGCCGACCAGCTTTATAACGCGAAGCGGTATGCCGATGCGGCGGACGAGTATCACAGCATCCAGAACAACCCGTCGTTAAGCCCCTCGGACCGCGACGCGCTCGATATCTATGCTGCCGTGTGCGATCTCAAGCTGAAACGTCTCTCCAAGCGAGAGGCTGAAGGCCTGCCGCAGACCGATGATGACTCCGCAGCGCTGAAGCTCTACCTGCTGGCGGAACTGGCCCGCAGTGCCAATGACACGAACCAGCATGGCAACCTTGTCGGGCAACTAACCCAACGTTATCCGCGCAGCCGGTGGACGGAAGAGGCCTTGTACTCGGCAGGCAATATGTACCTGATCAAGCATGAGTATGGTACGGCAGCCAGCTACTACAGCCAGCTTGTGAGCCTGTTTCCACGCAGCACCTACGGACCTTCCGCACACTGGCGGGCCGGCTGGCTGAGTTATCGCACGCGGAACTATCCTGAAGCCGCGCGTCTGATGGATGAGCAGATCACTCGCTATCCCACAGGCATTGAGACGCCCACCGCCCTGTACTGGCGGGGACGCATGTACGAGGAGCAGGAGCACAATCTGCCGCAGGCGGCGAACTACTACCGCACTCTGGCCGCAAGCTTCCCGAACTACTACTACGCCATGCTGTCGCGCCAGCGGCTCAGCGTACTGGGACAGCAGCCTGTCGTGGCAGCAGCGGCTCCACTGGCTTCTGTCCGTGGACCGCAGGTGCCGGACCTGATTGATACGTTGCCGGAGAACGATACGCATCTGATCAAGGCCCGTCTGCTGGCAAATGCGGCGCTGAATGAGTACATCGCTCCGGAGATCCAGGCCAGCCCGACGAGTTCGCAATGGGGCACACTGGCGCAGGCTGACATCTACACCTCGTTTGGCGAGTATGTGCGTGCCCTGCAGGCGATGAAGCGCAGCGGAGCGTCCTACTTCGCGTATCGCGTGGAAGATGTTCCGGAGCGCTACTGGAAGCTGCTGTTCCCGACGCCGTACTGGAATGATCTGACAGCAAACGCCTCGCGCAATGGACTTGATCCGTACCTGGTGGCTTCGCTGATCCGGCAGGAGTCGGAGTTCAACCCCGGCGCGGTCTCGCATGCGAATGCATATGGGCTGATGCAGATGCTGCCCTCCGTCGGCAAGTCGCTGGCGAAGAAAGACGGGATCAAGAAGTTTGCGACGAATGACCTTCTGCAGCCGCCAACAAGCCTGCGGCTGGGCACCATGTACCTGCGGCAGACGATTGATCGTTTCGGCGGGCAGGTGGAGTATGCGCTGGCCGCCTACAACGCTGGCGATACTCCCGTGCGCCTGTGGATGTCCGCGAATGACTACCGCGACATGGCGGAGTTTGTGGAAGCAATTCCGTACACCGAGACGCGCGAGTATGTGCAGGCGATTCTTCGCAACC
Protein-coding regions in this window:
- a CDS encoding lytic transglycosylase domain-containing protein, which produces MRRFAVVLPFFLLSLSAGLSYAQTKKPAAKKPAAKSAAKPAAAKSTSGKTSARPAVKGRKKVVSPPPTAQSRKLTSAFVASSQLRSMAQQLNAGRSAAAYSGVLGYANSHTGEASATAWLAIGHAYMLDKRFGDAYNAFRQAAQRGEALDDYADYLGAQAALQGGRGSDAYALLDGFAKRHPGSIFASNAPVLLANAYLQQNDPEGALRVLGQQANTPLASHADFRYAQARAWQLAGSTNQAAAMYRSLYTLLPLSYEATQARVQLQQMGTPLTATEHKIHADQLYNAKRYADAADEYHSIQNNPSLSPSDRDALDIYAAVCDLKLKRLSKREAEGLPQTDDDSAALKLYLLAELARSANDTNQHGNLVGQLTQRYPRSRWTEEALYSAGNMYLIKHEYGTAASYYSQLVSLFPRSTYGPSAHWRAGWLSYRTRNYPEAARLMDEQITRYPTGIETPTALYWRGRMYEEQEHNLPQAANYYRTLAASFPNYYYAMLSRQRLSVLGQQPVVAAAAPLASVRGPQVPDLIDTLPENDTHLIKARLLANAALNEYIAPEIQASPTSSQWGTLAQADIYTSFGEYVRALQAMKRSGASYFAYRVEDVPERYWKLLFPTPYWNDLTANASRNGLDPYLVASLIRQESEFNPGAVSHANAYGLMQMLPSVGKSLAKKDGIKKFATNDLLQPPTSLRLGTMYLRQTIDRFGGQVEYALAAYNAGDTPVRLWMSANDYRDMAEFVEAIPYTETREYVQAILRNREMYRAVYGGK